The following proteins are co-located in the Streptomyces bottropensis ATCC 25435 genome:
- a CDS encoding cupin domain-containing protein — protein sequence MVSGYEGLPGGVAVSHLAVYDWPAADGPCGGTPHMHLTCSEAYVVTGGRGAVQTLTVSGYEVTPLAPGTVARFTPGTIHRLVNEDDLRITVLMQNSGLPEAGDAVLTLPPEYLTDPDTYAAATRIPVEAPKEEQERAARVRRDLALAGYRALRDASGPEPLAAFHRAAAALVRPRLAEWRARWERGARAAAAATREQLDRLERGDVSHLADAGVWAEKPSESGKFGMCGRLDVYKGD from the coding sequence GTGGTGAGCGGATACGAGGGACTGCCCGGCGGGGTCGCCGTCTCGCACCTGGCCGTCTACGACTGGCCCGCGGCCGACGGGCCCTGCGGCGGAACTCCCCATATGCACCTGACCTGTTCGGAGGCGTACGTCGTCACCGGCGGGCGGGGGGCGGTGCAGACGCTGACGGTCTCCGGGTACGAGGTGACGCCGCTCGCGCCCGGGACGGTCGCCCGGTTCACGCCCGGCACCATCCACCGGCTGGTCAACGAGGACGATCTGCGGATCACCGTCCTCATGCAGAACAGCGGGCTGCCGGAGGCGGGTGACGCCGTCCTCACCCTGCCCCCGGAGTACCTGACCGACCCGGACACGTACGCCGCCGCCACCCGCATCCCGGTGGAAGCGCCGAAGGAGGAGCAGGAGCGGGCCGCCCGGGTCCGTCGCGACCTCGCCCTGGCGGGCTACCGGGCGCTGCGCGACGCGTCCGGCCCCGAACCGCTCGCCGCGTTCCACCGGGCCGCCGCCGCGCTGGTCCGGCCCCGGCTCGCCGAGTGGCGGGCGCGCTGGGAGCGGGGGGCGCGGGCCGCCGCCGCCGCGACGCGGGAGCAGCTGGACCGGCTGGAGCGGGGGGACGTGTCCCATCTGGCCGATGCCGGGGTGTGGGCCGAGAAGCCCTCCGAGTCCGGGAAGTTCGGGATGTGCGGGCGCTTGGACGTCTACAAGGGGGATTGA
- a CDS encoding winged helix-turn-helix transcriptional regulator: MPASGDPRPCSIADTLAIVGEKYSLLVLREVCLGNGRFDQLVRNIGAPRDVLASRLRRLVDAGVLDKHAYHERPRRYEYRPTRAGLELEPVLMTLMAWGDRHLHPDDDRPMVIEHSCGEPLLPKVTCTACDTEIHHEDLKAHPRTPGWSVKGPTIPAP, from the coding sequence ATGCCAGCCTCCGGAGATCCGCGCCCCTGTTCCATCGCCGACACCCTGGCGATCGTCGGTGAGAAGTACTCCCTGCTGGTCCTGCGCGAGGTCTGCCTCGGCAACGGCCGCTTCGACCAGCTGGTCCGCAACATCGGGGCGCCACGCGACGTGCTGGCGAGCCGCCTCCGGCGCCTGGTGGACGCGGGCGTCCTGGACAAGCACGCCTACCACGAGCGCCCGCGGCGCTACGAGTACCGGCCCACCCGGGCGGGGCTCGAACTGGAGCCGGTCCTGATGACCCTCATGGCCTGGGGCGACCGCCACCTCCACCCGGACGACGACCGCCCCATGGTGATCGAACACTCCTGTGGCGAGCCACTGCTCCCGAAGGTCACCTGCACGGCCTGCGACACCGAGATCCACCACGAGGACCTCAAGGCCCACCCGCGGACCCCGGGCTGGTCGGTGAAAGGCCCGACGATCCCCGCCCCATAG
- a CDS encoding thiolase family protein — translation MRDAVVVEAVRTPIGKGRPTGALAHVHPVELLAHTLRTLVDRVGVDPALVDDVIGGTVDQVGEQAMNTTRYAVLSAGFPDTVPATTVDRQCGSSQQAVHFAAQGVMSGAYDMVVACGVESMSRVPMWSNVPPGKDPFGPGVAARFPEGLVPQGISAELIAAKWSLGRDRLDAFAVSSHRKAAAAWDGGLFDAEVAPLEGLTRDECVRPGTTAEILAGLRPAYHDPGFAERFPQIEWNVTAGNASPVNDGASAVLITSGETAARLGLRPLARLHSFAVTGSDPVLMLTGVVPATQKVLRRAGLDLDDIDLFEVNEAFSSVVLAWQQETGADLAKVNVHGGAIALGHPLGASGTRLTTTLVHAMRERGARYGLQTMCEAGGLANAMVLEAV, via the coding sequence ATGCGTGACGCAGTCGTCGTCGAAGCCGTACGCACCCCGATTGGCAAGGGCAGGCCGACCGGCGCCCTCGCCCATGTCCACCCCGTGGAACTCCTCGCCCACACCCTGCGCACCCTCGTCGACCGGGTGGGTGTCGACCCCGCGCTCGTCGACGACGTCATCGGCGGCACCGTCGACCAGGTCGGCGAGCAGGCCATGAACACCACCCGCTACGCCGTCCTCTCGGCGGGCTTCCCGGACACGGTGCCCGCGACCACGGTCGACCGGCAGTGCGGCTCCTCCCAGCAGGCCGTGCACTTCGCGGCCCAGGGCGTGATGTCGGGGGCGTACGACATGGTCGTCGCCTGCGGGGTGGAGTCGATGAGCCGGGTGCCGATGTGGTCCAACGTGCCGCCCGGCAAGGACCCGTTCGGCCCGGGTGTCGCCGCGCGCTTCCCCGAGGGGCTCGTCCCGCAGGGCATCAGCGCCGAGCTGATCGCCGCGAAGTGGTCGCTCGGCCGGGATCGGCTGGACGCCTTCGCGGTGTCGTCCCACCGCAAGGCCGCCGCGGCCTGGGACGGCGGCCTCTTCGACGCCGAGGTCGCGCCGCTGGAGGGACTGACGCGCGACGAGTGCGTACGGCCCGGCACCACTGCCGAGATCCTCGCCGGGCTGCGGCCCGCGTATCACGACCCCGGGTTCGCCGAGCGGTTCCCGCAGATCGAGTGGAACGTCACCGCGGGGAACGCGAGCCCCGTCAACGACGGTGCCTCGGCCGTCCTCATCACGTCAGGGGAGACGGCGGCCCGGCTCGGCCTGCGCCCGCTCGCCCGGCTGCACAGCTTCGCCGTCACCGGCTCGGATCCGGTGCTGATGCTCACGGGGGTCGTCCCGGCCACGCAGAAGGTGCTCCGGCGGGCCGGGCTGGACCTCGACGACATCGACCTCTTCGAGGTGAACGAGGCGTTCTCCAGCGTGGTCCTCGCCTGGCAGCAGGAGACGGGTGCCGACCTGGCGAAGGTCAACGTCCACGGGGGCGCCATCGCCCTCGGCCATCCGCTCGGGGCCAGCGGCACACGCCTGACGACGACGCTGGTGCACGCCATGCGGGAACGCGGCGCCCGCTACGGGCTGCAGACGATGTGCGAGGCCGGCGGGCTGGCCAACGCGATGGTCCTGGAGGCCGTCTGA
- a CDS encoding TVP38/TMEM64 family protein: MLDATTRSGGTATVLPRTAATELAVAAPVVPPVAVPTVPLGRAARWGRVLLAPWARFSFLVMLLLGAVSTVLLFEPQRLLADGWPPQLSGAAAVVMFAVAYGLCTVAFVPRPILNIAAGALFGSQLGLASALAGTVLGAGIAFGLGRMLGQDALRPLLRHRWLKSADGQLSRHGFRSMLAARLFPGVPFWAANYCASVSRMGYLPFLLATALGSIPNTAAYAVAGARASSPTSPAFLIAMACIAVPALVGAALAWRKRHHLRAG; the protein is encoded by the coding sequence ATGCTCGATGCCACCACCCGCTCTGGGGGCACCGCCACGGTTCTTCCCCGGACCGCCGCAACGGAGCTCGCCGTCGCCGCACCCGTCGTCCCACCCGTCGCCGTTCCGACCGTGCCCCTCGGCCGGGCCGCCCGCTGGGGCAGAGTGCTGCTCGCGCCGTGGGCGCGGTTCTCGTTCCTCGTGATGCTGCTCCTGGGCGCCGTGTCGACCGTCCTGCTGTTCGAGCCTCAGCGGCTGCTGGCCGACGGCTGGCCGCCCCAGCTGAGCGGCGCCGCGGCGGTCGTGATGTTCGCGGTGGCGTACGGGCTGTGCACGGTCGCGTTCGTGCCCCGGCCGATCCTCAACATCGCGGCGGGCGCTCTCTTCGGTTCCCAGCTGGGACTGGCGTCGGCGCTCGCGGGCACGGTCCTCGGGGCCGGGATCGCCTTCGGTCTGGGCCGGATGCTCGGGCAGGACGCCCTGCGTCCCCTGTTGCGCCACCGCTGGCTGAAGTCGGCGGACGGTCAGCTCAGCCGCCACGGCTTCCGCTCGATGCTGGCGGCCCGGCTGTTCCCGGGAGTGCCCTTCTGGGCGGCGAACTATTGCGCGTCCGTCTCCCGCATGGGTTATCTCCCCTTCCTGCTCGCCACGGCCCTCGGCTCGATCCCGAACACCGCCGCGTACGCGGTCGCCGGCGCCCGGGCCTCGTCCCCGACCTCCCCCGCCTTCCTGATCGCCATGGCCTGCATCGCGGTGCCGGCCCTGGTCGGCGCGGCACTGGCCTGGCGCAAACGCCACCACCTGCGCGCCGGCTGA
- the tuf gene encoding elongation factor Tu — MSKTAYVRTKPHLNIGTMGHVDHGKTTLTAAITKVLAERGAGTFVPFDRIDRAPEEAARGITINIAHVEYETDTRHYAHVDMPGHADYVKNMVTGAAQLDGAILVVSALDGIMPQTAEHVLLARQVGVNHVVVALNKADAGDEELIDLVELEVRELLTAHGYGGDSVPVVRVSGLKALEGDPRWTASIDALLDAVDTYVPMPERYLDAPFLLSVENVLTITGRGTVVTGAVERGTIHVGDRVEVLGAEVETVVTGLETFGKPMSEAQAGDNVALLLRGVGRDAVRRGHVVAAPGSVVPRRHFTAQVYVLSAREGGRSTPVSTGYRPQFYIRTADVVGDVDLGEIAVARPGDRVTMSVELGREVPLEPGLGFAIREGGRTVGAGTVSAVR; from the coding sequence ATGTCCAAGACCGCTTACGTCCGCACGAAACCACATCTCAACATCGGCACCATGGGCCATGTCGACCACGGCAAGACCACCCTGACCGCCGCCATCACCAAGGTCCTCGCCGAGCGCGGGGCCGGCACCTTCGTGCCGTTCGACCGCATCGACCGCGCCCCGGAGGAGGCGGCGCGCGGCATCACCATCAACATCGCGCACGTCGAGTACGAGACCGACACCCGGCACTACGCGCACGTCGACATGCCCGGCCACGCCGACTACGTCAAGAACATGGTCACCGGGGCCGCGCAGCTCGACGGGGCGATCCTCGTCGTCTCCGCGCTCGACGGGATCATGCCGCAGACCGCCGAGCACGTGCTGCTGGCCCGGCAGGTGGGGGTGAACCACGTCGTCGTCGCCCTGAACAAGGCCGACGCCGGCGACGAGGAGCTGATCGACCTCGTCGAACTGGAGGTCCGCGAGCTGCTCACCGCGCACGGGTACGGCGGCGACTCCGTACCGGTCGTACGGGTGTCCGGGCTCAAGGCACTCGAAGGGGACCCCCGGTGGACGGCGTCCATCGACGCGCTGCTGGACGCGGTGGACACGTACGTCCCGATGCCCGAGCGGTATCTGGACGCGCCGTTCCTGCTGTCCGTGGAGAACGTGCTCACGATCACGGGCCGGGGGACCGTCGTCACGGGCGCCGTCGAGCGGGGCACGATCCACGTGGGCGACCGGGTCGAGGTGCTCGGTGCCGAGGTGGAGACGGTCGTCACCGGGCTGGAGACCTTCGGCAAGCCGATGTCGGAGGCGCAGGCGGGGGACAACGTGGCGCTGCTGCTGCGCGGGGTGGGACGGGACGCCGTCCGGCGCGGGCACGTGGTGGCCGCGCCCGGCAGCGTCGTGCCCAGGCGCCACTTCACCGCGCAGGTGTATGTGCTCTCGGCGCGCGAGGGCGGGCGCTCGACCCCGGTGTCCACCGGGTACCGGCCGCAGTTCTACATCCGTACGGCGGACGTCGTCGGGGATGTGGACCTCGGCGAGATCGCCGTCGCGCGGCCCGGGGACCGGGTCACGATGAGTGTGGAGCTGGGCCGGGAGGTTCCGTTGGAGCCGGGGCTCGGATTCGCGATCCGTGAGGGTGGCCGGACCGTGGGAGCGGGAACCGTGTCGGCCGTTCGGTAG
- a CDS encoding spermidine synthase, translating to MNEAIPVSRAVDQGTAKLMPDVDRERAWLLTVDGAPQSYVDLDEPTHLEFEYTRRLGHVLDTMAEPGRALDVLHLGGGALTLPRYVAAARPGSRQEVVEYDRGLLELVVEQLPLPDDAGIALHGADAGEWLEAAPADSADVIVGDVFRGSRVPAHLTTVRYARAVERVLRADGVYLANLADAAPFAFLRSQLATLATVFEELALIAEPGVLRGRRFGNAVLVAAHQPPDITALARRTAADAFPARVEHGPALRRFVDGAAPVREEDAVPSPEPPDGAFGIG from the coding sequence GTGAACGAAGCCATACCCGTCTCCCGTGCCGTCGACCAGGGGACCGCCAAGCTCATGCCCGACGTCGACCGGGAGCGAGCCTGGCTGCTGACCGTGGACGGGGCGCCGCAGTCGTACGTGGACCTGGACGAGCCGACGCATCTGGAGTTCGAGTACACGCGGCGGCTCGGGCATGTACTGGACACGATGGCGGAACCGGGACGGGCGCTCGACGTGCTGCATCTCGGCGGGGGTGCGCTCACCCTGCCCCGGTACGTGGCCGCCGCCCGGCCCGGGTCGCGGCAGGAGGTCGTCGAGTACGACCGGGGGCTGCTGGAGCTCGTCGTCGAACAGCTGCCGCTGCCCGACGACGCGGGGATCGCGCTGCACGGCGCGGATGCCGGGGAATGGCTCGAAGCGGCCCCCGCGGACTCCGCCGACGTGATCGTGGGGGACGTGTTCCGGGGCTCACGCGTCCCGGCGCACCTGACGACCGTGCGGTACGCGCGAGCGGTGGAGCGGGTGCTGCGCGCGGACGGGGTCTATCTCGCGAACCTGGCCGACGCCGCGCCCTTCGCGTTCCTGCGGTCCCAACTGGCCACGCTGGCCACGGTGTTCGAGGAGCTGGCGCTGATCGCGGAGCCGGGGGTGCTGCGCGGCAGGCGCTTCGGCAACGCCGTGCTGGTCGCGGCCCATCAGCCGCCCGACATCACCGCCCTGGCCCGGCGAACCGCCGCCGACGCCTTCCCGGCCCGGGTCGAGCACGGCCCGGCGCTGCGCCGCTTCGTCGATGGCGCCGCACCCGTGCGCGAGGAGGACGCCGTACCGTCACCGGAGCCGCCCGACGGGGCCTTCGGTATCGGCTGA
- a CDS encoding MFS transporter: MTTPAASRRPAWAGRNYTLLTTAAVVTNLGSNGALIAAAFAVLDAGGDGGDVGLVAAARTLPLVLFLLIGGAVADRLPRHRVMVAANTLNCLSQAVFAVLVLTGGAHLWQMMLLSALGGTGQAFFGPAAEGMLLSSVTAEQAGRAFALFRFASQGATMTGAAIGGALVAVIGPGWVLAVDAVAFACAGALRAFLDVSHIPEREPGHGMLADLRDGWREFTGRTWLWAIVVQFSLVNAVMVAADAVYGPQVADDSLGGPGPWGLALALFGAGNAAGALLMTRWKPRRLLFVGVLCVFPFALPSAALAVPTPIAVLCLAMFVSGLSIEVFGVSWMTALHQEIPEDKLSRVSAYDWFGSVAMVPLAAALAGPAESAFGRTAALWGCAALCVAATAAVLCVRDVRNLTRRTVPVTLAKPDAAPHAAPGAGTAAETGSTPGSADTEGPVGRLR, encoded by the coding sequence GTGACGACTCCCGCCGCCTCCCGCCGCCCCGCCTGGGCGGGTCGCAACTACACCCTGCTGACGACGGCCGCGGTCGTCACCAACCTCGGCAGCAACGGCGCCCTGATCGCGGCCGCGTTCGCGGTGCTGGACGCGGGCGGCGACGGCGGTGACGTCGGTCTGGTCGCGGCGGCGCGGACCCTGCCGCTGGTGCTCTTCCTGCTGATCGGCGGCGCGGTCGCGGACCGGCTGCCCCGCCACCGGGTGATGGTCGCGGCGAACACTCTCAACTGTCTCTCCCAGGCCGTCTTCGCCGTGCTCGTCCTCACCGGCGGGGCCCACCTCTGGCAGATGATGCTGCTCTCCGCACTCGGCGGCACCGGCCAGGCGTTCTTCGGCCCGGCGGCCGAGGGCATGCTGCTGTCCTCGGTCACCGCCGAGCAGGCGGGCCGGGCCTTCGCGCTGTTCCGCTTCGCCTCGCAGGGCGCGACCATGACGGGCGCGGCCATCGGCGGCGCCCTGGTCGCGGTGATCGGCCCCGGCTGGGTGCTCGCGGTCGACGCCGTCGCCTTCGCGTGCGCCGGCGCCCTGCGCGCCTTCCTCGACGTGAGCCACATACCGGAGCGCGAGCCGGGGCACGGCATGCTCGCCGATCTCCGGGACGGCTGGCGGGAGTTCACCGGCCGCACCTGGCTGTGGGCGATCGTCGTCCAGTTCTCCCTGGTGAACGCGGTCATGGTCGCCGCCGACGCGGTCTACGGCCCTCAGGTCGCCGACGACAGCCTCGGCGGCCCCGGGCCCTGGGGTCTGGCGCTGGCCCTGTTCGGTGCGGGCAACGCCGCGGGAGCACTGCTGATGACCCGCTGGAAACCACGCCGCCTCCTCTTCGTGGGCGTCCTGTGCGTCTTCCCGTTCGCCCTGCCGAGCGCCGCGCTCGCCGTGCCGACCCCGATCGCCGTCCTGTGCCTGGCCATGTTCGTCAGCGGTCTGTCGATCGAGGTGTTCGGGGTCTCCTGGATGACCGCGCTGCACCAGGAGATCCCCGAGGACAAGCTGTCCCGTGTCTCGGCCTACGACTGGTTCGGCTCGGTGGCGATGGTGCCGCTCGCCGCCGCGCTGGCGGGCCCGGCGGAGAGCGCCTTCGGCCGCACGGCGGCCCTGTGGGGCTGCGCGGCGTTGTGTGTGGCGGCCACGGCGGCGGTCCTGTGCGTCCGGGACGTCAGGAATCTGACCAGACGCACCGTGCCGGTGACCCTGGCCAAGCCCGACGCCGCGCCCCACGCCGCCCCCGGCGCCGGCACTGCTGCCGAAACCGGCTCCACGCCCGGCTCAGCCGATACCGAAGGCCCCGTCGGGCGGCTCCGGTGA
- a CDS encoding DUF4442 domain-containing protein encodes MSIGEMLAATVPMARTLKLEFLETTPEKAVVSLPDQGEFHNHVGGPHAGAMFTLGESASGAIVLAAFGDQLSRAVPLAVSAEIAYRKLAMGPVTATATLGRPAAEVVAELDAGQRPEFPVAVAIRRADGAVTGEMTVVWTLRPNA; translated from the coding sequence ATGTCGATCGGCGAGATGCTCGCCGCCACGGTGCCGATGGCCAGGACGCTGAAGCTGGAGTTCCTGGAGACCACGCCGGAGAAGGCCGTGGTGTCACTGCCGGACCAGGGCGAGTTCCACAACCATGTCGGCGGGCCGCACGCCGGCGCGATGTTCACGCTGGGCGAGTCGGCGAGCGGGGCGATCGTGCTCGCCGCGTTCGGGGACCAGCTCTCCCGCGCCGTGCCGCTCGCGGTCAGCGCGGAGATCGCGTACCGGAAGCTCGCGATGGGCCCCGTCACGGCCACCGCCACCCTGGGCCGCCCCGCCGCCGAGGTCGTCGCCGAACTCGACGCCGGACAGCGCCCCGAGTTCCCCGTCGCCGTCGCCATCCGGCGGGCCGACGGCGCCGTCACGGGCGAGATGACCGTCGTCTGGACCCTGCGCCCCAACGCCTGA
- a CDS encoding DedA family protein: MHVQEWLETVPPLAIYLLVGLVIGLESLGIPLPGEIILVSSALLASQHGEIDPFVLGACATAGAIIGDSIGYAIGRKGGRPLLAKLNRRFPKHFSESNIAVAERSFDRWGMWAVFFGRFIALLRIFAGPLAGVLQMPYWRFLVANVLGGILWAGGTTAVIYYVGVVAEAWLKRFSWLGLVLAVLIGVASMLVIKHKAKKAAEAAESTEAELVPAADS; this comes from the coding sequence TTGCACGTCCAGGAGTGGCTCGAAACAGTGCCCCCGCTCGCCATCTACCTGCTGGTGGGGCTGGTCATCGGGCTGGAGAGCCTGGGCATCCCGCTGCCGGGCGAGATCATCCTGGTCTCCTCCGCGCTGCTGGCCTCCCAGCACGGTGAGATCGACCCGTTCGTCCTGGGCGCCTGCGCCACCGCCGGCGCGATCATCGGCGACTCCATCGGCTACGCGATCGGGCGCAAGGGTGGCCGCCCGCTGCTGGCCAAGCTCAACCGGCGCTTCCCCAAACACTTCAGTGAGAGCAACATCGCCGTCGCCGAGCGCTCGTTCGACCGGTGGGGCATGTGGGCCGTCTTCTTCGGCCGCTTCATCGCCCTGCTGCGCATCTTCGCCGGCCCCCTCGCCGGCGTCCTCCAGATGCCCTACTGGCGCTTCCTCGTCGCCAACGTCCTCGGCGGCATCCTCTGGGCCGGCGGCACCACCGCCGTCATCTACTACGTCGGTGTCGTCGCCGAGGCCTGGCTCAAGCGCTTCTCCTGGCTGGGCCTGGTCCTGGCCGTCCTCATCGGGGTCGCGTCGATGCTGGTGATCAAGCACAAGGCGAAGAAGGCGGCGGAGGCGGCGGAGAGCACCGAGGCGGAACTGGTCCCCGCCGCCGACTCCTGA
- a CDS encoding gamma carbonic anhydrase family protein, whose translation MNRQRALITTFGGNKPDVEEAAFVSPTSVVIGDVTLRPGASVWYGAVLRAEFEPIVIGADANVQDNCTLHVDPGFPVSIGARVSIGHNAVVHGATVEDDCLIGMGATVLNGAVIGAGSLVAAQALVPQGMRVPPGSLVAGVPAKVKRPLTDEERELVTLNGTHYTELAVAHREAQEEYGA comes from the coding sequence ATGAACCGGCAGCGGGCCCTGATCACGACGTTCGGCGGCAACAAGCCGGATGTGGAGGAGGCCGCGTTCGTCTCCCCCACGTCGGTGGTGATCGGCGACGTGACGCTGCGCCCCGGGGCGAGCGTCTGGTACGGGGCCGTCCTGCGGGCCGAGTTCGAGCCGATCGTGATCGGCGCGGACGCCAACGTCCAGGACAACTGCACGCTGCACGTCGACCCCGGGTTCCCGGTCTCGATCGGCGCGCGGGTCTCCATCGGGCACAACGCGGTGGTGCACGGGGCGACCGTCGAGGACGACTGTCTGATCGGGATGGGCGCGACGGTGCTGAACGGCGCGGTGATCGGGGCGGGGTCGCTGGTGGCCGCGCAGGCGCTGGTCCCGCAGGGCATGCGGGTGCCGCCGGGCTCGCTGGTCGCGGGGGTGCCCGCGAAGGTGAAGCGGCCGCTCACCGACGAGGAGCGGGAGCTGGTGACCTTGAACGGCACGCACTACACGGAGCTTGCCGTGGCGCACCGGGAGGCGCAGGAGGAGTACGGCGCGTAG
- a CDS encoding acyltransferase, which produces MPKSKNTFSSWRGRLVQRAVHAGWAWLQRTGSVTADRPGSLRFGAMGTGTRLAFPLGTVFGEPWIHLGSHCIIGEQVTLTAGLMPDLDLGAEPILRIGDGVVLGRGSHVIADTTVTIGSDCYFGPYVYVTSTNHSYDDPHEPIGKQWPRMDPVSIGPGCWIGTGAVILPGARVGRNVVVAAGAVVRGVVPDHSVVAGAPARVVRRWDPVEGWQPPIRTPAPVPIPDGVTPEQLLALAEWDAEGAEESA; this is translated from the coding sequence GTGCCGAAAAGCAAGAACACGTTCTCGTCCTGGCGGGGCCGCCTCGTGCAGCGCGCCGTCCACGCGGGCTGGGCGTGGCTGCAGCGCACGGGCTCGGTGACGGCCGACCGGCCCGGGAGCCTGCGCTTCGGCGCGATGGGAACAGGTACCAGGCTGGCCTTCCCGCTCGGCACGGTCTTCGGTGAGCCGTGGATCCATCTGGGCTCCCACTGCATCATCGGCGAGCAGGTCACCCTGACCGCCGGCCTGATGCCCGACCTGGACCTCGGCGCGGAGCCGATCCTGCGCATCGGTGACGGTGTCGTCCTCGGCCGGGGCAGCCATGTCATCGCCGACACCACCGTCACCATCGGCAGCGACTGCTACTTCGGCCCGTACGTGTACGTGACGTCCACGAACCACTCGTACGACGACCCGCACGAGCCGATCGGCAAGCAGTGGCCGCGGATGGACCCCGTCTCGATCGGGCCGGGATGCTGGATCGGTACGGGCGCGGTGATCCTGCCCGGCGCGCGCGTCGGACGGAACGTGGTGGTCGCCGCGGGAGCCGTGGTGCGGGGCGTGGTGCCGGACCACTCGGTGGTGGCGGGGGCGCCCGCGCGGGTCGTGCGGCGCTGGGACCCCGTGGAGGGCTGGCAGCCGCCGATCCGGACGCCCGCGCCGGTGCCGATCCCCGACGGGGTCACGCCGGAGCAGTTGCTGGCGCTGGCCGAGTGGGACGCGGAGGGGGCGGAGGAGTCCGCCTAG
- a CDS encoding helix-turn-helix domain-containing protein: protein MSDLDLLTQSLARNVKRWRTERGFTLDALATRAGVSRGMLIQIEQARTNPSIGTVVKIGDALGVSITTLLDYERGPKVRIVPAEQVVRLWHTEAGSHSKLLAGAEAPGPLEMWDWLLMPGEGSRSDPHPVGTVEIAHVTQGELALTVGGTEYRVPAGASVTFEANAAHEYANRGDVPTRMVLTVSVPAVP, encoded by the coding sequence GTGTCGGATCTCGACCTGCTGACCCAGTCCCTGGCGCGCAACGTCAAGCGCTGGCGCACCGAGCGGGGTTTCACCCTGGACGCCCTCGCGACCCGCGCCGGAGTCAGCCGCGGCATGCTCATCCAGATCGAGCAGGCCCGCACCAACCCCAGCATCGGTACCGTCGTCAAGATCGGGGACGCGCTCGGCGTCAGCATCACCACGCTGCTCGACTACGAGCGGGGGCCCAAGGTCCGGATCGTCCCGGCCGAGCAGGTGGTCCGGCTCTGGCACACCGAGGCGGGCAGCCACAGCAAGCTGCTGGCCGGAGCGGAGGCGCCCGGCCCGCTGGAGATGTGGGACTGGCTGCTGATGCCGGGGGAGGGCAGTCGCTCGGACCCGCACCCCGTGGGTACGGTCGAGATCGCGCATGTCACGCAGGGGGAGCTGGCCCTCACCGTCGGGGGCACGGAGTACCGCGTGCCGGCCGGTGCGAGCGTCACCTTCGAGGCCAACGCGGCGCACGAGTACGCGAATCGGGGGGACGTGCCGACGCGCATGGTGCTGACGGTGTCGGTGCCGGCCGTGCCCTGA
- a CDS encoding YbaK/EbsC family protein produces the protein MRAPIGNFDHATPAPDCLDDLVGPVADAVRAWPGSVPADRILYVETDPEWADTAVFVQHYGQDLLEKSANCVVVAGRRGGGSSLAACVVLSTTRVDVNGVVRRRLGARKASFASMDTATGETGMEYGGITPVGLPASWPVLVDSAVVDLPYVLVGSGRRRGKLLVPGKAFAELPNAVVLEGLGVA, from the coding sequence ATGCGCGCACCCATCGGGAACTTCGACCACGCCACACCCGCCCCCGACTGCCTCGACGACCTCGTCGGCCCGGTCGCCGACGCCGTCCGCGCCTGGCCCGGCAGCGTGCCCGCCGACCGGATCCTGTACGTCGAGACGGACCCGGAGTGGGCCGACACCGCCGTGTTCGTCCAGCACTACGGTCAGGACCTGCTGGAGAAGTCCGCGAACTGCGTGGTCGTCGCGGGCAGGCGCGGTGGCGGGTCGAGTCTGGCCGCGTGTGTCGTGCTCTCCACCACCCGGGTCGACGTCAACGGCGTGGTCCGCCGCCGACTCGGCGCCCGCAAGGCCTCGTTCGCGTCGATGGACACCGCCACCGGCGAGACCGGGATGGAGTACGGCGGCATCACCCCCGTCGGACTGCCCGCGTCGTGGCCGGTCCTGGTGGACTCCGCCGTGGTCGACCTGCCGTACGTCCTGGTCGGCAGCGGGCGGCGGCGCGGCAAGCTGCTGGTGCCGGGGAAGGCGTTCGCGGAGCTGCCGAACGCGGTCGTGCTGGAGGGGCTGGGGGTCGCCTGA